A window from Halomicrobium urmianum encodes these proteins:
- a CDS encoding acetyl-CoA carboxylase biotin carboxylase subunit — protein sequence MFDKVLVANRGEIAVRVMRACEELGVDTVAVYSEADKHSGHVRYADEAYNVGPARAADSYLDQEAVVDAALQADADAIHPGYGFLAENADFAERVEETDGVTWIGPASTAMERLGEKTQARKVMQEADVPIVPGTTDPVEDVAEVHEFGDEHGYPIAIKAEGGGGGRGMKIVREPEDAEEQLESAKREGEAYFSNPSVYLERYLENPRHIEVQILADHHGNVRHLGERDCSLQRRHQKVIEEGPSPALSDELREQIGEAARRGADAADYYNAGTFEFLVEEDTDREPGEVLGPDTNFYFLEVNTRIQVEHTVTEELTDIDIVKWQIRVAADEEVAFEQDDVELEGHAMEFRINAENAADDFAPATGGEFEVYDPPGGIGVRVDDAPRQGDDLVTDYDSMVAKLITYGGDREECIARGKRALADYDIEGFPTIIPFHRMMLDDDAFVGGTHTTKYLDEQMDPERIDEAQERWGTETDSGEGDDEEVTEREFTVEVNGKRFDVELEERGAPPIQVADAEAGGGTRPERPGAGGSGGGGGSADGSATAAEGDEVTAEMQGTILDVEVDEGESVAAGDVLCVLEAMKMENDVVAERGGTVTDVAVDEGDSVDMGDTLFVID from the coding sequence ATGTTCGACAAGGTTCTCGTCGCCAACCGCGGGGAGATCGCGGTGCGCGTGATGCGGGCCTGCGAGGAGCTCGGCGTCGACACGGTCGCCGTCTACTCCGAGGCCGACAAGCACTCCGGCCACGTCCGCTACGCCGACGAGGCGTACAACGTCGGGCCGGCGCGGGCTGCGGACTCCTACCTCGATCAGGAGGCCGTCGTCGACGCCGCCCTGCAGGCCGACGCCGACGCGATCCACCCCGGCTACGGCTTCCTCGCCGAGAACGCCGACTTCGCAGAGCGCGTCGAAGAGACCGATGGGGTCACCTGGATCGGCCCGGCCAGCACGGCCATGGAGCGGCTGGGCGAGAAGACCCAGGCCCGGAAAGTGATGCAGGAGGCCGACGTCCCTATCGTCCCCGGGACGACCGACCCCGTCGAGGACGTCGCGGAGGTCCACGAATTCGGCGACGAGCACGGCTATCCGATCGCCATCAAGGCCGAGGGCGGCGGCGGCGGCCGCGGCATGAAGATCGTCCGCGAACCCGAGGACGCCGAGGAGCAACTCGAGAGCGCCAAGCGCGAGGGCGAGGCCTACTTCTCCAATCCCTCCGTCTACCTGGAGCGCTATCTCGAGAACCCCCGCCACATCGAGGTCCAGATCCTCGCCGACCACCACGGGAACGTCCGCCACCTCGGCGAGCGGGACTGCTCGCTCCAGCGCCGCCACCAGAAGGTCATCGAGGAGGGGCCCAGCCCCGCGCTCTCCGACGAACTGCGCGAGCAGATCGGCGAGGCCGCCCGCCGGGGCGCCGACGCCGCGGACTACTACAACGCCGGCACCTTCGAGTTCCTCGTCGAGGAGGACACCGACCGCGAACCGGGCGAGGTACTGGGACCGGACACGAACTTCTACTTCCTCGAGGTCAACACCCGTATCCAGGTCGAGCACACCGTCACCGAGGAACTGACCGACATCGACATCGTCAAGTGGCAGATCCGGGTCGCCGCCGACGAAGAGGTCGCCTTCGAGCAGGACGACGTCGAACTCGAGGGCCACGCCATGGAGTTCCGGATCAACGCCGAGAACGCCGCCGACGACTTCGCGCCCGCGACCGGCGGCGAGTTCGAGGTGTACGACCCGCCGGGCGGTATCGGCGTCCGCGTCGACGACGCGCCCCGACAGGGCGACGACCTCGTGACCGACTACGACTCGATGGTCGCGAAGCTCATCACCTACGGCGGCGACCGCGAGGAGTGCATCGCCCGCGGGAAGCGCGCCCTCGCCGACTACGACATCGAGGGCTTCCCGACGATCATCCCGTTCCATCGCATGATGCTCGACGACGACGCCTTCGTGGGCGGCACCCACACCACGAAGTACCTCGACGAGCAGATGGACCCCGAGCGCATCGACGAGGCCCAGGAGCGGTGGGGGACGGAGACCGACTCCGGTGAGGGCGACGACGAGGAGGTCACGGAGCGGGAGTTCACCGTCGAGGTCAACGGCAAGCGCTTCGACGTGGAACTCGAGGAGCGCGGCGCCCCGCCGATCCAGGTCGCCGACGCCGAGGCAGGCGGCGGTACCCGCCCCGAGCGCCCCGGCGCCGGCGGTAGCGGCGGAGGCGGCGGCTCCGCCGACGGGTCGGCGACGGCCGCCGAGGGCGACGAGGTCACCGCCGAGATGCAGGGCACCATCCTCGACGTCGAGGTCGACGAAGGCGAGTCCGTCGCCGCCGGCGACGTCCTCTGCGTCCTCGAGGCCATGAAGATGGAGAACGACGTCGTCGCCGAGCGCGGTGGCACCGTCACCGACGTCGCCGTCGACGAGGGCGACTCCGTGGATATGGGCGACACCCTCTTCGTGATCGACTAA
- a CDS encoding acc operon protein, with protein sequence MTNPLAAAVAEQLPSATDEEAAAIAAAIGAHLRDRERAAAAAAAAGAGDQRPDWRGREWTFAGRVERTEHRSVRVRSGAPDDSWSAAGRIDRM encoded by the coding sequence ATGACGAACCCACTCGCGGCGGCCGTGGCCGAGCAGTTGCCGTCGGCCACGGACGAGGAGGCGGCGGCGATCGCCGCCGCCATCGGCGCGCACCTCCGGGACAGGGAGCGCGCCGCCGCGGCGGCGGCCGCCGCGGGCGCCGGCGACCAGCGGCCGGACTGGCGCGGGCGGGAGTGGACCTTCGCCGGCCGCGTCGAGCGCACCGAACACCGGTCGGTCAGGGTGCGCTCCGGTGCGCCGGACGACTCCTGGAGCGCGGCGGGTCGGATCGACCGGATGTGA
- a CDS encoding DUF4166 domain-containing protein, which produces MTGVYERVLGDAADDLHPEVCDRYALEPDDDVATVGRGRMDIERGTLALPALYPMPVRNLLFPESGRDVPFSVTTAAWRDEAGHEALSTRREFEFPEQTRRFDSVTVWDAAAERLLDFLGTGGHVVAEMHPRVDDGALVVESGRQWLRVGDRYVRTPGPMGVDVEVRDRYVEREDHFRVDATVDSALVGRVLSYRGTFTQEQRPMETVPPDLRPTSEIRPLPPR; this is translated from the coding sequence ATGACGGGCGTCTACGAGCGCGTCCTCGGGGACGCGGCCGACGACCTCCACCCGGAGGTGTGCGACCGCTACGCCCTGGAACCGGACGACGACGTCGCCACGGTCGGCCGCGGGCGGATGGACATCGAGCGGGGGACGCTGGCGCTGCCGGCGCTGTACCCGATGCCCGTCAGGAACCTGCTGTTCCCGGAGTCCGGGAGAGACGTCCCCTTCTCCGTGACGACGGCGGCCTGGCGCGACGAGGCCGGTCACGAGGCGCTGAGCACGCGTCGCGAGTTCGAGTTCCCCGAACAGACCCGCCGCTTCGACTCGGTGACCGTCTGGGACGCCGCAGCCGAGCGGCTGCTGGACTTCCTCGGGACGGGCGGGCACGTCGTCGCGGAGATGCACCCGCGCGTCGACGACGGCGCCCTCGTCGTCGAGAGCGGTCGGCAGTGGCTGCGCGTCGGCGACCGGTACGTCCGGACGCCCGGACCGATGGGGGTCGACGTGGAAGTCCGCGACCGCTACGTCGAGCGCGAGGATCACTTCCGCGTCGACGCGACGGTCGACAGCGCGCTGGTCGGTCGCGTCCTCTCCTACCGCGGGACGTTCACGCAGGAGCAGCGACCGATGGAGACGGTACCGCCGGACTTGCGGCCGACGAGCGAGATACGGCCCCTGCCGCCCCGATGA
- a CDS encoding acyl-CoA carboxylase subunit beta: MSREDDVEDLRERKRRAEEGGGEERIEAQHEKGKLTARERIDYFLDDGTFVEIDQLREHRSTNFDMEEKSFPGDGVVTGYGEVGGRKVFVFAHDFTVLGGSLGEAFAQKVCKVMDKAIETGAPIVGLNDSAGARIQEGIDSLAGYADIFHRNQRASGVVPQISAIMGPCAGGAVYSPSITDFVYMVEETSHMFITGPDVIETVTGEEVGFDELGGATTHATESGVAHFTAADEKAAMDEISHLLSYLPSNNVEDPPRVDPWDDPERRDEDLADVVPEVPRKPYDMERVIGGVVDEDSFYEVAEGFARNIVMGFARLDGHSVGVVGNQPRVNAGTLDIDASRKAARFVRFCDAFNVPVLTFVDVPGFMPGKDQERGAIINHGAKLLYAYSEATVPLLTVITRKAYGGAYDVMASKHVGADVNYAWPTAEIAVMGPEGAVNVLYDDELEDADDVEARREQLVEEYRDAFANPYIAAKRGFVDDVLEPQETRPRLIDDLETLRGKRKENPERKHGNIPL; this comes from the coding sequence GTGAGCCGCGAGGACGACGTCGAGGACCTGCGAGAGCGAAAGCGCCGGGCGGAGGAGGGCGGCGGCGAGGAGCGCATCGAGGCCCAGCACGAGAAGGGCAAGCTGACCGCGCGCGAGCGGATCGACTACTTCCTGGACGACGGCACGTTCGTCGAGATCGACCAGCTGCGCGAACACCGCTCGACCAACTTCGACATGGAGGAGAAGTCGTTCCCGGGCGACGGGGTGGTCACCGGCTACGGCGAGGTCGGCGGGCGCAAGGTGTTCGTCTTCGCCCACGACTTCACGGTGCTGGGCGGTTCGCTCGGCGAGGCCTTCGCACAGAAGGTCTGCAAGGTAATGGACAAGGCCATCGAGACGGGCGCGCCGATCGTCGGGCTCAACGACTCCGCCGGGGCGCGCATCCAGGAGGGGATCGACTCGCTGGCCGGCTACGCCGACATCTTCCACCGCAATCAGCGGGCCAGCGGCGTCGTCCCGCAGATCTCCGCGATCATGGGCCCCTGCGCCGGCGGCGCGGTCTACTCGCCGTCGATCACCGACTTCGTCTACATGGTCGAGGAGACCAGCCACATGTTCATCACCGGCCCCGACGTCATCGAGACGGTCACCGGCGAGGAGGTGGGGTTCGACGAACTCGGCGGGGCCACGACCCACGCCACGGAGTCCGGCGTCGCCCACTTCACCGCCGCCGACGAGAAGGCCGCGATGGACGAGATCAGCCACCTCCTCTCGTATCTCCCGTCGAACAACGTCGAGGACCCGCCGCGGGTCGACCCCTGGGACGACCCCGAGCGCCGGGACGAGGACCTGGCCGACGTGGTGCCGGAGGTACCCCGGAAGCCATACGACATGGAGCGAGTGATCGGTGGCGTCGTCGACGAGGACTCCTTCTACGAGGTGGCGGAGGGGTTCGCACGGAACATCGTCATGGGCTTCGCGCGCCTCGACGGCCATAGCGTCGGCGTCGTCGGCAACCAGCCCCGCGTCAACGCCGGGACGCTGGACATCGACGCCTCGCGGAAGGCCGCGCGGTTCGTCCGCTTCTGCGACGCGTTCAACGTCCCCGTCCTCACCTTCGTCGACGTCCCCGGGTTCATGCCGGGGAAGGACCAGGAGCGGGGCGCGATCATCAACCACGGCGCGAAGCTCCTGTACGCCTACTCCGAGGCGACCGTGCCGCTTTTGACGGTCATCACGCGCAAGGCCTACGGCGGCGCCTACGACGTGATGGCCTCCAAGCACGTCGGCGCCGACGTCAACTACGCCTGGCCGACCGCGGAGATCGCCGTGATGGGCCCGGAGGGGGCCGTGAACGTCCTCTACGACGACGAACTGGAGGACGCCGACGACGTCGAGGCCCGCCGGGAGCAACTGGTCGAGGAGTACCGCGACGCCTTCGCCAACCCCTACATCGCCGCCAAGCGGGGCTTCGTCGACGACGTCCTCGAACCACAGGAGACCCGGCCGCGCCTAATCGACGACCTGGAGACGCTCCGCGGCAAGCGCAAGGAGAACCCCGAGCGGAAGCACGGGAACATTCCCCTGTAG
- a CDS encoding ArsA family ATPase, translated as MSRLVTPPIAKTAEPVRRDVTQYLLYGGKGGVGKTTCAAATGIRLADQGERTLVVSTDPAHSLGEALETDLSGDPAEVAPDCYAVEADPEDGQETYRRIVESLAATFREAGIGMDEDDVDRLFAAGLVPGSDEVAALKYLDDPHGEWDRVVLDTAPTGHTLRLLTLPDVLEESMATAENLQGQVRSLITSARSMVMGPAAFLGGNDDEEIHAFRDRMDRVAERLRDPSETGFRVVLVPETLAVAETRQLVERLRSFDVPVEELVVNRALDPEAAGDCDRCAARAESHERAIDRIRSEFPDLPVRVLPDLGPEAYGRDALERLGSELVP; from the coding sequence TTGTCCCGACTTGTGACGCCCCCGATCGCCAAGACCGCTGAACCCGTACGCCGAGACGTGACCCAGTACCTCCTCTACGGCGGCAAGGGCGGCGTCGGGAAGACCACTTGCGCGGCCGCAACGGGCATCAGACTCGCCGACCAGGGCGAACGAACTCTCGTGGTATCGACGGACCCGGCCCACTCCCTCGGCGAGGCGCTGGAGACCGACCTCTCCGGTGACCCAGCGGAGGTCGCCCCGGACTGCTACGCGGTCGAGGCCGACCCCGAGGACGGCCAGGAGACCTACCGGCGGATCGTCGAGTCGCTGGCGGCGACGTTCCGGGAGGCCGGCATCGGGATGGACGAAGACGACGTCGACCGCCTGTTCGCGGCCGGCCTCGTCCCCGGGAGCGACGAGGTGGCGGCCCTGAAGTACCTCGACGATCCTCACGGCGAGTGGGACCGCGTCGTCCTCGACACCGCACCGACGGGGCACACGCTCCGCCTGCTCACGCTGCCGGACGTGCTGGAGGAGTCGATGGCCACCGCCGAGAACCTGCAGGGCCAGGTCCGCAGCCTGATCACGTCGGCGCGGAGTATGGTGATGGGCCCGGCGGCGTTCCTCGGCGGAAACGACGACGAGGAGATCCACGCGTTCCGCGACCGGATGGACCGCGTCGCCGAGCGCCTGCGCGACCCGTCGGAGACGGGCTTCCGGGTCGTGCTCGTGCCGGAGACGCTGGCCGTCGCGGAGACCCGGCAACTCGTCGAGCGACTGCGGTCGTTCGACGTCCCCGTCGAGGAACTCGTCGTCAACCGGGCGCTCGACCCGGAGGCGGCGGGCGACTGCGACCGCTGCGCGGCGCGGGCCGAGAGCCACGAACGGGCGATCGACCGGATCCGATCGGAGTTCCCGGACCTGCCCGTCCGGGTGCTCCCAGACCTCGGCCCGGAGGCCTACGGGCGCGACGCGCTGGAGCGGCTGGGGTCCGAGCTGGTGCCCTGA
- a CDS encoding uracil-DNA glycosylase family protein, giving the protein MKNIAASQSNPFGFDPGCEQFVPGYGDANAHFHVVGDHPGVHGGAESGVPFTGSEAGERLQRALVEAGLLDEAGSPPDVDKTYLSYLHMCVPDGDGGPTERDYDDLEPLFDAELRAITAHVLLPVGERATRHVFSIATVESPDDVDMDARHATEITGSGWLVVPIKEPAEWTDGDEDALVSTLEAMLATDYRREADLGRFLPHGESYRVR; this is encoded by the coding sequence GTGAAGAACATCGCAGCCAGCCAGTCGAACCCCTTCGGCTTCGATCCGGGCTGTGAGCAGTTTGTCCCCGGCTACGGCGACGCGAACGCCCACTTCCACGTCGTGGGGGACCACCCGGGCGTCCACGGCGGCGCCGAGTCGGGCGTCCCGTTCACCGGCTCCGAGGCGGGCGAGCGACTCCAGCGCGCGCTCGTCGAGGCCGGCCTCCTCGACGAGGCGGGGAGTCCGCCCGACGTGGACAAGACCTACCTCTCGTACCTCCACATGTGCGTCCCCGACGGAGACGGGGGGCCGACGGAGCGCGACTACGACGACCTCGAACCGCTGTTCGACGCCGAACTCCGGGCCATCACGGCCCACGTCCTCCTGCCCGTCGGCGAGCGGGCGACCCGTCACGTCTTCTCCATCGCGACCGTGGAGTCGCCCGACGACGTCGACATGGACGCCCGCCACGCCACGGAGATCACCGGCTCGGGCTGGCTCGTCGTCCCGATCAAGGAGCCGGCCGAGTGGACCGACGGCGACGAGGACGCCCTCGTCTCGACGCTCGAGGCCATGCTCGCGACCGACTACCGCCGCGAGGCCGACCTCGGACGCTTTCTCCCCCACGGCGAGTCCTACCGCGTGCGGTGA